The following coding sequences are from one Paenibacillus tundrae window:
- a CDS encoding glycoside hydrolase family 88/105 protein, with protein MPIQTQLSWSERIAETIVEQCDNDGYHAFPSERWAYVQGMTLMAMAQTGEQYGKGEYIDFMKRHMDLYIQKDGSIATYSLEEYNLDQINQGKNLFRLMEDAEDQRYEEAAHLLAAQLAGQPRTSEGGFWHKKIYPFQMWLDGLYMSSPFLAQYAKKFNRPELLDEVAHQILLVERKTRDPRTGLLYHGWDESKEQVWADSTTGCSAHFWSRAMGWYAMAIVDSIEHFPIHHPKRGTIIGIFERMCNALVRVQEQESGLWFQVLDQGFRKGNYLEASGSSMFVYALAKGVRLRYLEPQFKQAAEKGWQGLTSRLVEETADGVKLNSICHGAGLSLDRDGSYSYYVIEQVVSDSFMGTAPLLLAALEMERLS; from the coding sequence ATGCCAATACAGACACAGTTATCCTGGTCTGAACGAATAGCAGAGACGATTGTAGAGCAATGTGACAATGACGGTTATCATGCATTTCCTTCTGAACGCTGGGCTTATGTTCAAGGCATGACTCTTATGGCGATGGCGCAAACGGGTGAACAGTATGGCAAAGGTGAATATATCGATTTTATGAAGCGACATATGGATCTATATATTCAAAAGGATGGTTCGATCGCAACGTATTCGCTTGAAGAATACAACCTGGATCAGATTAATCAGGGTAAGAATCTATTTCGGCTAATGGAAGATGCTGAAGATCAGCGTTATGAGGAAGCGGCGCATCTACTCGCGGCACAACTGGCGGGGCAGCCAAGAACATCGGAAGGTGGCTTCTGGCACAAAAAAATCTATCCATTCCAGATGTGGCTGGATGGACTGTACATGTCCTCCCCTTTTCTCGCACAATACGCGAAAAAGTTCAATCGTCCCGAATTATTGGATGAGGTTGCTCATCAGATTTTGCTGGTTGAACGTAAGACACGTGATCCGCGAACAGGTCTGCTCTATCATGGATGGGATGAATCGAAGGAGCAGGTGTGGGCAGACTCCACGACCGGGTGTTCCGCACACTTCTGGAGTCGGGCGATGGGATGGTATGCAATGGCCATCGTGGATAGTATAGAGCATTTCCCGATCCATCATCCGAAGCGGGGAACCATTATCGGCATCTTCGAGCGGATGTGTAACGCTTTGGTACGCGTGCAGGAGCAGGAGAGTGGTCTCTGGTTCCAGGTGTTAGATCAAGGATTCCGCAAAGGCAACTACTTGGAAGCTTCGGGTTCCAGTATGTTTGTGTACGCACTTGCGAAGGGTGTTCGCTTGCGTTATTTGGAGCCACAGTTCAAGCAAGCGGCTGAGAAAGGATGGCAAGGTCTGACATCTAGATTGGTAGAAGAGACGGCAGATGGGGTGAAGCTGAACAGCATATGTCATGGGGCAGGACTCAGTCTTGATCGAGATGGGTCGTACAGCTATTACGTAATTGAGCAGGTAGTAAGTGATTCCTTCATGGGGACAGCACCACTTCTACTGGCCGCGCTGGAAATGGAGCGATTATCATGA
- a CDS encoding LacI family DNA-binding transcriptional regulator has translation MITIKDIAKLAGVSYSTVSKALNGDPRIKPATRQKVLAVAEKHQYRKNIMAQQLSTGRSNIIGFVLDELSNPLFSNISGNLHAELKKRGYQMILVVADDGVDIFSQLRVDGCILWDYALEDREAFWKKFATLNMPCFVLGTDEAPNSPYIKIDRKEGIYKAVQHLQSLGHSRIGFIGNSQNIKLEGYREALQRTGLGFEPHYVLPAHSSWEDGYFAIRNYTFGLESPTAFIGLNNLVTRGALRALLEAGYNVPKDISLIGYDDLPDMQYAEVALTTIGPPLEELAAQAAELIVSLIRGEQTEYPVVIQPQLNHRSSTAVSRT, from the coding sequence TTGATAACCATTAAGGACATTGCCAAACTGGCAGGGGTGAGCTATAGCACAGTATCCAAGGCGCTCAACGGTGATCCTCGAATCAAACCTGCGACGAGACAGAAAGTGCTCGCGGTGGCAGAGAAGCACCAGTATCGAAAAAACATTATGGCTCAGCAGCTCTCCACTGGCAGAAGCAACATCATTGGCTTTGTTCTTGATGAACTGAGCAATCCATTGTTCTCCAACATATCAGGCAATTTGCATGCGGAACTCAAGAAACGGGGCTACCAGATGATCCTCGTTGTAGCGGATGATGGGGTGGATATATTCAGTCAATTACGTGTGGACGGCTGTATCCTCTGGGATTACGCACTCGAAGATCGGGAAGCCTTCTGGAAAAAGTTCGCTACCCTGAACATGCCTTGTTTTGTACTCGGTACGGACGAAGCTCCGAATTCGCCTTACATTAAGATTGATCGCAAAGAAGGAATCTACAAGGCGGTGCAGCACCTTCAATCCCTCGGACACAGTCGAATCGGATTCATCGGAAACTCCCAGAATATCAAGCTGGAGGGATACCGGGAAGCGTTGCAGCGTACAGGTCTTGGATTTGAACCTCACTATGTGTTGCCTGCGCACTCATCGTGGGAGGACGGATATTTTGCCATTCGAAATTATACATTTGGATTGGAATCACCAACAGCGTTTATCGGGCTGAACAACCTGGTGACTCGGGGGGCGCTGCGTGCGCTTCTCGAAGCCGGTTATAACGTGCCTAAGGATATCTCATTAATCGGTTATGATGATCTGCCGGATATGCAGTACGCCGAAGTCGCGCTCACCACGATTGGTCCGCCGCTGGAAGAACTGGCCGCACAGGCGGCAGAGCTAATCGTATCGTTAATTCGCGGCGAGCAGACGGAATATCCGGTGGTGATTCAACCGCAGCTGAATCACCGCAGTTCAACGGCAGTTTCTCGGACGTGA
- a CDS encoding extracellular solute-binding protein yields the protein MRIRGAGRKSVIAAILAISLAGCSGGAGTGTDAGNAPTSSEPAFNYTGAGPVTDQPDAKLSILGTNAWTTNVDLSTAAIVKKIESNAGVEVDWDLIPPQNYADAVNPRLAAGTGLPDIVYLPDQDQLMKYINSGLFIPLNELIDKYGVNLQKIYEQSPAVKASLTTPDGKIYYVPQQTLTKNYMPVFMINQRWLKKLGLNEPTTLDEFTAMLRKFKTDDPNGNGQADEIPLSMESKFIPMAFGPVFGLDLSNQFYADDQGKVHFSYYEPAYKEYLTYLNGLYKEGLLGVDYASTTSDQVTSRISQDLTGATFNFSWYMSMVYSPLYKDYNPAEPIFKGILPLKGPHGDQFYVGRTPVSGIFGITRDSKNPELAFRFLDYAVSEEAQTYYTWGIKDDTYTEENGVKTFTDKGKDNEYIQKLGIGPVNLPNIQSTDSADSVVAEWHAKLDKEMEPYIREPFPFVYALPDEASVESMSMPDITTYVEEMNFKFISGDTGLDQFDSYIETLKKMNIEQVIAGRQAQYDRYKAAQQ from the coding sequence ATGAGAATTAGAGGAGCAGGAAGAAAAAGTGTTATTGCAGCAATATTGGCGATCAGTTTAGCAGGTTGTAGCGGCGGTGCAGGAACAGGAACCGATGCAGGGAATGCCCCAACAAGCTCAGAACCAGCATTCAATTACACCGGAGCAGGACCGGTGACCGATCAGCCTGATGCGAAGCTGTCCATTCTTGGAACGAATGCGTGGACGACTAACGTAGATCTATCTACCGCCGCCATTGTGAAAAAAATTGAGAGTAATGCAGGGGTTGAGGTCGATTGGGATCTGATTCCGCCCCAGAACTATGCGGATGCAGTCAATCCACGGCTGGCAGCAGGTACTGGGTTACCAGATATCGTCTACTTGCCGGATCAGGATCAGCTTATGAAATACATTAATAGTGGATTGTTTATTCCATTGAATGAGTTGATCGATAAGTATGGAGTGAATCTCCAAAAAATATATGAACAATCACCTGCGGTCAAAGCCAGTTTAACAACGCCAGATGGTAAAATATATTATGTGCCGCAGCAAACGCTGACCAAAAACTATATGCCCGTATTTATGATCAATCAGCGCTGGCTGAAGAAGCTGGGCTTGAACGAGCCAACAACACTGGATGAGTTCACGGCGATGCTGCGCAAATTTAAGACCGATGATCCAAATGGCAATGGGCAGGCGGATGAAATTCCATTGTCGATGGAATCTAAATTTATTCCGATGGCATTTGGCCCGGTATTTGGCTTGGATCTATCGAACCAATTCTATGCTGATGATCAAGGCAAGGTTCATTTCAGTTACTATGAGCCTGCCTATAAGGAATATCTGACCTATCTGAACGGGCTTTATAAGGAAGGTCTGCTCGGTGTAGATTATGCCAGCACAACGAGTGATCAGGTAACATCTCGGATCTCGCAGGATTTAACGGGTGCAACGTTTAATTTTAGTTGGTATATGTCGATGGTCTACAGTCCGCTGTACAAGGATTACAACCCAGCTGAGCCTATTTTCAAAGGTATCCTGCCGTTGAAAGGGCCGCATGGTGACCAATTCTATGTTGGACGTACACCGGTGAGTGGTATTTTCGGAATTACCCGGGATAGCAAAAATCCAGAGCTAGCTTTCCGTTTCCTAGATTATGCGGTAAGTGAGGAAGCACAGACGTACTACACATGGGGCATCAAGGATGACACATACACCGAAGAAAATGGCGTAAAGACCTTCACGGATAAAGGTAAAGACAACGAATACATTCAGAAGCTCGGTATTGGGCCGGTCAATCTGCCGAATATTCAATCCACCGATTCTGCAGATTCCGTCGTAGCAGAGTGGCACGCCAAGCTGGATAAGGAAATGGAACCGTATATCCGTGAACCCTTCCCGTTTGTGTATGCTCTGCCAGATGAAGCTAGCGTAGAGAGCATGTCCATGCCGGATATTACGACGTATGTGGAAGAAATGAACTTCAAATTTATTAGTGGAGATACAGGTCTAGATCAGTTCGATAGTTATATTGAAACATTAAAGAAAATGAACATTGAGCAAGTTATTGCCGGCAGACAGGCGCAATATGACCGGTACAAAGCTGCACAGCAATAA
- a CDS encoding carbohydrate ABC transporter permease, which translates to MQKSRSDRLFYAFIYLLTILAVAVTLYPFLYVVSISFSSVEAIDKQQVVLWPVGFTLSGYKMVLQYSELWVSFYNTLWYTVVGTLLNIVATCLAAFPLSRQQFFLRRKLNFFIAFTMYFSGGLIPVYMLITSLGLYNTRWVMVLPVLVITFNVMICRSAFEGIPNEIFESASIDGANEMTMLYRLAVPIIKPTLAVLTLYYAVFHWNNFFSALLYLGKQDMQPLQMFLRRVLIMASPEVMQKMGGTMTSGALAVSTLQVRYVSIVVSILPIVSIYPFIQRYFVKGITLGAVKG; encoded by the coding sequence ATGCAAAAATCGAGAAGTGACCGGTTATTCTACGCATTTATCTATTTGCTGACCATCTTGGCAGTCGCGGTTACCTTATATCCTTTCCTGTACGTTGTTAGTATTTCATTCAGTTCGGTGGAAGCCATCGACAAACAACAAGTGGTCTTGTGGCCAGTAGGTTTTACGCTATCGGGTTATAAAATGGTGCTGCAATATAGCGAGTTATGGGTCTCTTTTTACAATACTCTGTGGTACACCGTCGTAGGTACGCTGCTCAATATTGTAGCGACCTGTCTAGCGGCATTCCCGTTATCCAGACAGCAATTTTTCCTGCGTAGAAAGTTGAACTTTTTCATCGCCTTCACCATGTATTTCTCGGGTGGACTCATTCCCGTCTACATGTTGATTACATCTCTCGGATTGTACAATACACGCTGGGTCATGGTGCTGCCTGTGCTGGTCATTACATTTAACGTGATGATCTGTCGCTCCGCATTCGAAGGCATTCCGAATGAAATTTTTGAGAGCGCAAGTATCGATGGTGCCAACGAAATGACGATGCTATACCGCCTGGCGGTGCCTATTATCAAACCAACATTAGCTGTTCTAACGCTGTATTACGCCGTATTTCACTGGAACAATTTCTTCTCTGCGCTACTATATCTCGGCAAGCAGGATATGCAGCCCTTACAGATGTTCTTACGCCGAGTATTGATCATGGCCTCACCTGAGGTGATGCAGAAGATGGGCGGCACCATGACTTCGGGTGCGCTGGCAGTCTCAACACTTCAAGTCCGGTATGTATCTATTGTGGTCAGCATTCTACCGATTGTATCGATCTACCCATTTATCCAACGGTACTTCGTCAAAGGGATTACCCTCGGAGCCGTGAAAGGATAG
- a CDS encoding ABC transporter permease: protein MKKRMSTLFSLVKRDKYLLLMFSPIFLYYVIFMYVPMPGILLAFRNFIPGQGMFSGEWVGLRWFDQFVNSIYFWRLLRNTFLLAFLPLLFGFSIPILFAVCIVEIKNRTFKRFAQTVTYLPHFISTVVVAGMIINFLSPTDGIVNTLIAKLGMEKVNFMMDAGWFRTIFTSSDIWQSFGFSSIIYIAAIMGIDPEMYDSGKIDGVNKFQELWHLTLPSIKPTIVILLLLSLGGIMSVGFEKVYLLYNGATYETADVLSTYVYRMGIEGQNYGFATAVGLFNSIITFVLVFAANSMTRRLTKMSLW from the coding sequence GTGAAAAAACGGATGTCCACGTTGTTCAGCCTAGTCAAACGGGATAAGTATTTGCTGCTTATGTTCTCTCCAATCTTTCTGTATTACGTTATTTTCATGTACGTCCCCATGCCGGGCATTTTGCTCGCCTTTCGGAATTTCATTCCCGGTCAGGGAATGTTCAGTGGAGAGTGGGTTGGCTTAAGGTGGTTTGATCAGTTTGTGAACTCCATCTATTTCTGGAGGCTGCTGCGCAACACGTTTCTGCTCGCCTTCCTGCCACTCCTGTTCGGATTCTCCATCCCCATCCTGTTCGCTGTCTGCATTGTTGAGATCAAGAATCGAACCTTCAAGCGATTTGCCCAGACCGTAACGTATCTTCCGCACTTTATCTCCACCGTCGTTGTTGCCGGGATGATTATCAATTTTCTGTCCCCTACAGACGGAATCGTCAATACCCTGATCGCCAAGCTTGGTATGGAAAAAGTGAACTTCATGATGGACGCCGGGTGGTTCCGTACGATTTTCACCAGCTCGGATATATGGCAGAGCTTCGGCTTCAGCTCCATTATCTACATTGCTGCGATTATGGGCATAGATCCTGAGATGTACGATTCCGGCAAGATTGATGGAGTCAACAAATTCCAAGAGCTGTGGCATTTGACTCTTCCGAGCATCAAACCAACGATTGTCATTCTGCTGCTTCTATCGCTAGGTGGAATTATGAGTGTAGGCTTCGAGAAAGTATATCTGCTCTATAACGGAGCTACCTACGAGACGGCCGATGTATTATCCACTTACGTATACCGGATGGGGATTGAAGGGCAGAATTACGGTTTTGCAACAGCCGTGGGTCTGTTTAACTCGATCATCACGTTTGTACTTGTATTTGCAGCCAATTCAATGACTCGGCGATTGACCAAGATGTCACTCTGGTAA
- a CDS encoding helix-turn-helix domain-containing protein — translation MELNMTLNGLELWKATGGFANEPHVHDDWYQLTLPVRGQCHLVQEQHAYPLKAGMGIVAHPQMEHHFEIGSDSAVIVIKFRKPPLGSYEGAELSGGRTEFRPAQTFDPAEISSLFRSWHSILLDDMPDLLRVQETELAIETYLRRMLMGQENEIETVDTGTFIDPHLRRVLDYIHSAYTGPMDIDSMAVVAHQSRYHFMRSFKALTGSTPYQYLLNLRVEEASRRLRLTTDSVTTISYELGFSSVSQLYRAFQRVYVMTPMEYRNQV, via the coding sequence ATGGAATTAAACATGACGCTAAATGGGTTGGAATTATGGAAAGCTACTGGAGGATTCGCGAATGAGCCTCATGTACATGACGACTGGTATCAGCTAACGCTGCCAGTCAGAGGCCAATGTCATCTGGTACAGGAACAGCATGCATACCCATTGAAAGCAGGCATGGGGATTGTTGCCCATCCTCAAATGGAGCATCATTTTGAAATAGGTTCAGATTCGGCTGTCATAGTGATCAAGTTCCGTAAACCGCCTTTAGGAAGTTACGAAGGCGCGGAGTTAAGTGGGGGACGGACTGAGTTTCGGCCTGCCCAGACTTTCGATCCGGCGGAGATCAGTAGCCTGTTTCGAAGCTGGCATTCCATTTTGTTAGATGACATGCCCGACTTGCTGCGAGTACAGGAAACAGAACTAGCGATTGAGACATATCTAAGACGTATGTTGATGGGGCAGGAAAATGAAATAGAAACGGTAGATACCGGTACATTCATTGATCCTCATCTCCGCCGAGTGCTTGATTACATTCACAGTGCCTACACAGGCCCAATGGATATTGATTCGATGGCGGTGGTTGCGCATCAGAGCCGGTATCATTTTATGCGTTCTTTCAAGGCTCTCACGGGATCAACACCTTATCAATATTTGCTGAATTTGCGGGTAGAAGAAGCGTCCAGAAGGCTCCGCCTTACGACTGATTCAGTAACGACAATCAGTTATGAGCTGGGATTCTCCAGCGTCAGCCAGTTGTATAGAGCTTTTCAGCGAGTATATGTTATGACACCGATGGAATATCGGAATCAGGTCTAA
- a CDS encoding MFS transporter, with protein sequence MAQATLSKMQINSSANWALAGVSFAHLLNDAVQTVVPSAFPLFQQTMQLSFAQMGWIAFTLNITASVLQPLVGYMSDRRPMPILLPGGMLFSLIGVLGLALSSELWMLLVSAALIGIGSSILHPESSRVAHMAAGRGRGMAQSIFQVGGNTGQALAPLLVAFILLPHGQRSFLWLMGFALIGIVIQSYVSRWYRDKLAETRILQQQPLKSSGAESVARPMSRGFIAFTMGILILLLFSKFVYIAGMTGYYAFYYADAYHLPLSQAQICLFVLQFAGMVGTLLGGPLADRYGRKPMIWFSIAGTAPFSLLLPYAGPVLSMVLCGMIGLILMSGFSVIIVYAQELLPRHIGTVSGLFFGLSFGMAGLGSVVLGSLIDVTSVAFVIKLCSFLPLLGVCAVFLRRDRTRTA encoded by the coding sequence ATGGCTCAGGCCACTTTAAGCAAAATGCAAATCAATTCCTCCGCCAATTGGGCACTCGCCGGAGTCAGTTTCGCCCATCTGCTGAATGATGCGGTGCAGACGGTTGTTCCATCTGCTTTCCCGCTGTTCCAGCAGACCATGCAGCTCAGTTTCGCCCAGATGGGCTGGATTGCCTTCACCCTGAATATTACCGCATCCGTTCTTCAGCCACTGGTCGGTTATATGTCAGATCGCAGGCCAATGCCCATCCTGCTCCCCGGAGGCATGTTATTCTCCCTGATCGGTGTTCTTGGCTTAGCCTTGTCTTCCGAGTTATGGATGCTGCTTGTTTCGGCAGCACTGATTGGCATCGGCTCATCCATCCTCCATCCCGAATCCTCACGCGTAGCCCATATGGCGGCAGGACGTGGACGCGGCATGGCGCAGTCGATCTTCCAAGTAGGAGGCAACACGGGGCAGGCACTTGCTCCATTACTGGTTGCCTTCATCCTGCTGCCACATGGGCAGCGTAGCTTTCTGTGGCTGATGGGTTTTGCCCTGATCGGCATTGTTATTCAGTCTTATGTCAGTCGCTGGTACAGAGACAAGCTTGCCGAGACTCGCATTCTCCAGCAACAGCCTCTAAAATCCAGCGGCGCAGAGTCGGTAGCTCGACCTATGAGCAGGGGATTCATCGCTTTTACAATGGGAATTCTTATCCTGCTGCTGTTCTCCAAATTCGTATATATCGCTGGCATGACCGGATACTACGCCTTCTATTATGCCGACGCGTATCACTTGCCTCTCTCCCAAGCGCAGATCTGTCTGTTCGTTCTGCAATTCGCAGGTATGGTCGGAACCCTGCTCGGTGGCCCACTCGCTGATCGCTATGGACGTAAACCGATGATCTGGTTCTCCATTGCGGGCACCGCACCATTCTCCCTGTTACTGCCTTATGCAGGACCCGTCTTGTCCATGGTGTTGTGCGGAATGATTGGACTAATTCTGATGTCCGGCTTCAGCGTCATCATTGTTTATGCACAGGAATTGCTTCCTCGTCATATTGGAACCGTATCTGGATTGTTTTTTGGCCTGTCGTTCGGCATGGCTGGACTTGGCTCGGTTGTGCTGGGCTCTCTAATTGATGTGACCAGCGTTGCGTTTGTTATCAAGTTATGTTCGTTTTTACCACTGCTTGGTGTGTGTGCTGTATTTCTGCGCAGGGATCGAACAAGAACAGCGTGA
- a CDS encoding ABC transporter ATP-binding protein: MNMMIDVQHVSWRRGALTLLNDVSWSVRKGEHWALLGLNGSGKTTLLNMITGYQWPSEGKISVLGHAYGDVDLRQLRKSIGWVSSSLQEKLHGSDRTQHVVISGKHATIGLYDQCSDEDLEQAKELMNTLGCQHLWDREYRTCSQGEKQKLLIARALMANPRILILDEPCNGLDLFSRERLLESIHNLTLRPDAPSLIYVTHHTEEILPAFSHSLLLRRGEVVNQGLTSELMNADVLSQFFEAPVEVDRHGDRVYVRAAEQ; this comes from the coding sequence ATGAATATGATGATTGATGTGCAGCACGTGTCCTGGCGAAGAGGAGCGCTTACCTTGTTGAATGATGTCAGTTGGTCTGTACGCAAAGGTGAGCACTGGGCGCTTCTCGGTCTGAACGGTTCAGGGAAAACGACACTGCTTAACATGATTACCGGCTATCAATGGCCGTCTGAAGGTAAGATCTCTGTGCTTGGACATGCCTACGGGGATGTCGATTTACGGCAGCTTCGCAAGTCGATTGGATGGGTCAGCTCTTCCCTACAGGAGAAATTACATGGAAGCGACCGAACGCAGCATGTTGTCATAAGCGGGAAACATGCCACCATCGGGCTGTATGACCAATGTTCGGATGAGGATCTCGAACAGGCGAAAGAGCTGATGAATACGCTCGGCTGCCAACATCTATGGGATCGAGAGTATCGCACATGTTCTCAAGGGGAGAAGCAGAAGCTACTCATTGCGAGAGCGCTGATGGCCAACCCGCGTATCCTGATTCTGGACGAGCCTTGCAATGGCCTTGATCTATTCTCTAGAGAACGATTACTGGAGAGCATTCATAATCTGACCCTGCGTCCTGATGCTCCATCTCTCATTTATGTTACACATCATACAGAAGAGATTTTGCCTGCATTTAGCCATAGTCTGCTACTTCGTAGAGGTGAGGTTGTAAACCAGGGGTTAACCAGCGAGTTGATGAATGCCGACGTGCTCAGTCAATTCTTCGAAGCTCCAGTTGAGGTTGATCGACATGGGGATCGTGTGTATGTCAGGGCAGCAGAACAATAA
- a CDS encoding class I SAM-dependent DNA methyltransferase has protein sequence MVNRGSDFYDNEANFEKYMERRRWQENANDTLEKPIMLELIGDVTGKSVLDLGCGDAKFGAELLGAQHQAASYTGVEGSVNMVDAAHESVKGLNAQIKQVFLEDWNDEAQTYDVAISRLAIHYIEDIDSLFQKVYHTLKDGGTFSFSVEHPVITSTLQPSGTRTNWIVDQYFIEGFREQQWLGGSVKKMHRALESYYIALQKAGFRVEHLRESAPQRQHFVNEETYLRRQRIPLFLFLSARK, from the coding sequence CTGGTGAACAGGGGATCGGATTTCTATGATAATGAGGCTAACTTTGAGAAGTATATGGAGCGACGGCGGTGGCAGGAGAATGCGAACGATACGCTGGAGAAGCCTATCATGCTGGAGTTAATTGGAGATGTCACAGGTAAAAGCGTATTAGATCTAGGCTGCGGGGATGCCAAGTTTGGTGCAGAATTGCTTGGAGCACAGCATCAGGCGGCTAGCTACACCGGGGTTGAGGGCTCAGTCAATATGGTAGATGCAGCCCACGAATCGGTAAAAGGTCTGAATGCTCAGATCAAGCAAGTGTTCCTTGAGGACTGGAATGATGAGGCGCAGACCTATGACGTGGCAATATCCAGATTAGCCATTCACTACATCGAAGATATAGATAGCCTATTTCAAAAGGTATATCACACCTTAAAGGATGGAGGAACGTTCAGTTTTTCGGTCGAACATCCGGTAATCACATCCACCTTACAGCCTTCAGGTACTCGCACGAACTGGATCGTAGATCAATATTTCATCGAAGGGTTTCGAGAGCAACAGTGGTTAGGTGGTTCGGTGAAGAAGATGCACCGTGCACTTGAATCATACTACATAGCATTACAGAAGGCGGGTTTCCGTGTGGAGCATCTACGGGAGTCAGCACCGCAGCGTCAGCATTTTGTGAATGAAGAGACGTATCTGCGGCGCCAGCGGATTCCGCTATTTTTATTCTTATCAGCTCGAAAATAA
- a CDS encoding glycosyltransferase family 2 protein, which yields MADILLLLSIFSIWIAVFESILIMTGAIRFIHKQEKIGVHIPTDMDHYPTITVMVPAHNEGLVIVATVEHILQMNYPEEKVQVIVIADNCTDDTAAKLHAFLSKTRYVHRDVTVMERKGTGGKSGALNDGLELATGEWICIFDADAAPERNSLMFLAQKSLENPEKYGVVYGRNKARNRGQNFLSKCINLELVTAQRVYHTGLWELFKLGTIPGTNYIIKTELIREIGGWDVTAITEDTALSFDILARGQLIALAPQAEAYQQEPEKLSVYMKQRERWAKGNYQVVLDNFLNLFNRTNWRSKVLLLYYAISYFWFMIAIIVSDIIFIVNLVFQIIGLFKPEFNAPFQFSGDVYVYLVIAWALMYYIYVLQINLALASDIGQSNIRNFIYACLSYFTYAQLFILISIKASYSLTMDKIRKRESKWYKTQRFG from the coding sequence GTGGCTGATATTCTTTTACTGTTATCAATTTTTAGTATCTGGATAGCTGTATTTGAATCCATCCTCATCATGACAGGTGCCATTCGTTTCATTCATAAACAGGAGAAAATAGGTGTTCATATTCCTACAGATATGGATCATTATCCAACGATAACGGTTATGGTACCTGCTCATAATGAGGGTTTGGTTATTGTGGCTACCGTGGAACACATATTGCAGATGAATTATCCCGAAGAGAAGGTACAGGTTATTGTTATTGCAGATAACTGTACAGATGATACCGCTGCGAAGCTGCATGCCTTCCTAAGCAAAACCCGTTATGTCCATCGTGATGTGACTGTTATGGAGCGCAAAGGAACTGGAGGAAAATCCGGTGCATTAAATGACGGATTGGAGCTCGCAACAGGGGAGTGGATTTGCATTTTCGATGCTGATGCAGCCCCAGAGCGCAATTCATTAATGTTTCTGGCGCAGAAATCATTGGAAAACCCAGAGAAGTATGGCGTCGTATATGGAAGAAACAAAGCTCGGAACAGAGGGCAGAACTTCCTGTCCAAATGTATTAACTTGGAGCTTGTTACGGCACAACGTGTCTATCACACCGGCCTTTGGGAGCTGTTCAAGCTAGGCACAATTCCGGGTACGAACTATATTATTAAAACAGAACTAATCCGTGAGATCGGTGGTTGGGATGTTACCGCCATTACCGAAGACACCGCACTGTCTTTTGACATTCTCGCGCGAGGACAATTGATTGCACTGGCTCCCCAAGCCGAGGCATATCAACAGGAGCCTGAGAAGCTCAGTGTATACATGAAACAACGTGAACGTTGGGCAAAAGGAAACTACCAGGTGGTACTGGATAATTTCCTGAACCTGTTCAACCGCACTAACTGGCGTAGCAAGGTGTTGTTGCTGTACTATGCTATCAGCTATTTTTGGTTTATGATTGCGATTATTGTATCGGATATTATTTTTATCGTTAACCTCGTGTTCCAGATTATTGGCCTATTCAAACCAGAATTCAACGCTCCGTTTCAGTTCTCAGGAGACGTGTATGTGTATCTTGTTATCGCTTGGGCATTAATGTACTACATTTATGTGCTGCAGATTAATCTCGCCCTGGCTTCTGATATTGGACAGAGCAATATACGCAATTTCATATACGCCTGCCTATCCTATTTTACCTATGCACAGTTATTTATCCTCATCTCCATCAAGGCATCTTACTCGTTAACGATGGATAAGATCAGGAAGCGTGAGAGTAAGTGGTATAAGACACAACGTTTTGGATAA